One segment of Variovorax sp. PAMC28562 DNA contains the following:
- a CDS encoding ABC transporter permease subunit translates to MAIASPVTPTPDALLAGPARKSVARTWGPLLAILILVALPLLPLPDFWILQLNYIGIYALPVLGLVLLTGVGGLTSFGQAAFVGIGAYTTAYLTVNLDMSPWLTLFIGLGLTALSAAFIGAITLRMSGHYLPLATIAWALALYYLMGNLDALGKYDGILGVKGLSLFGFEFGKQRIFYALVWALVLVASFAVIRLLDSRSGRAIRALAGGSQMAEAMGVNTLRFKIGIFVLAALLASVSGWLYAHFQRTVNPSPFGLKMGIEYLFMAVLGGSAHVWGAIAGAGIVKLLEDQLQVLLPRLIGTSGNYELIVFGIMIVLVLKYLPDGVWAFVDRRLPRPHRARDWGEGANVAELSTRTKPAAGEVVLDVQAIRKTFGGLVAVNDISFQTRAGQVVGLIGPNGAGKSTTFNLVTGVLGLSGGTVKFRGERISGLPSRKIAERGVARTFQHVKMVPDMTVLENVALGAHLRGRKGAIAAMLRTDRGEERALFREAERQLQRVGMGDMTNELAGNLAMGQQRLLEIARALCADPALLLLDEPAAGLRHKEKQALAEVLRGLRAGGMSILLVEHDMGLVMDICDHIVVMEFGTHLMEGTPGEVQRSDKVRAAYLGTEH, encoded by the coding sequence ATGGCCATTGCTTCGCCAGTCACCCCGACACCCGACGCGCTGCTTGCCGGGCCTGCACGCAAGAGCGTTGCCCGCACCTGGGGTCCGCTGCTCGCCATCCTCATCCTGGTGGCCCTGCCGCTGCTGCCGCTGCCCGACTTCTGGATCCTCCAGCTCAACTACATCGGCATCTACGCGTTGCCCGTACTCGGCTTGGTGCTGCTCACCGGCGTCGGTGGCCTGACTTCCTTCGGGCAGGCCGCCTTCGTCGGCATCGGCGCGTACACCACCGCCTATTTGACGGTGAACCTGGACATGTCGCCGTGGCTCACCTTGTTCATCGGCTTGGGCCTGACCGCGCTGAGCGCCGCCTTCATCGGCGCCATCACCCTGCGAATGTCGGGCCACTACCTGCCGCTGGCGACCATCGCCTGGGCGCTGGCGCTGTACTACCTCATGGGCAATCTCGATGCGCTCGGCAAGTACGACGGCATCCTGGGCGTCAAGGGGCTGTCGCTGTTCGGCTTCGAGTTCGGCAAGCAGCGCATCTTCTATGCGCTGGTCTGGGCGCTGGTGCTGGTCGCTTCCTTCGCCGTCATCCGGCTGCTCGATTCGCGCAGCGGCCGCGCCATTCGCGCGCTGGCCGGCGGCTCGCAAATGGCCGAGGCGATGGGCGTCAACACGCTGCGCTTCAAGATCGGCATCTTCGTGCTGGCGGCGCTGTTGGCTTCGGTCTCTGGCTGGCTCTATGCGCACTTCCAGCGCACCGTCAATCCTTCTCCCTTTGGCTTGAAGATGGGCATCGAGTACCTCTTCATGGCGGTGCTGGGCGGCTCGGCACACGTGTGGGGCGCCATCGCCGGCGCCGGCATCGTCAAGCTGCTGGAAGACCAGTTGCAGGTGCTCCTGCCGCGCCTGATCGGCACCAGCGGCAACTACGAACTCATCGTCTTCGGCATCATGATCGTGCTGGTGCTCAAGTACCTGCCGGACGGCGTCTGGGCCTTCGTCGACCGGCGCCTGCCGCGGCCGCACCGGGCGCGAGACTGGGGTGAAGGCGCTAACGTTGCCGAGTTGTCCACACGGACCAAGCCGGCCGCCGGCGAAGTGGTGCTCGACGTGCAGGCCATCCGCAAGACCTTCGGCGGACTGGTCGCGGTCAACGACATCAGCTTTCAGACGCGCGCCGGGCAAGTCGTCGGGCTGATCGGGCCCAACGGCGCGGGCAAGTCGACCACCTTCAATCTGGTCACCGGTGTGCTCGGTCTCTCCGGTGGCACGGTGAAGTTCCGTGGTGAGCGCATCAGCGGCCTGCCATCCCGCAAGATCGCCGAGCGCGGCGTGGCGCGCACTTTCCAGCACGTGAAGATGGTGCCCGACATGACGGTGCTGGAGAACGTCGCACTCGGCGCCCATCTGCGCGGCCGCAAGGGCGCCATCGCCGCGATGCTTCGCACCGACCGCGGTGAAGAGCGGGCGCTGTTCCGCGAAGCCGAGCGCCAGCTGCAGCGCGTCGGCATGGGCGACATGACGAACGAACTGGCCGGCAACCTCGCGATGGGCCAGCAGCGGCTGCTGGAGATCGCCCGCGCACTCTGCGCCGACCCCGCCTTGCTGCTGCTCGACGAACCCGCCGCCGGCTTGCGCCACAAGGAGAAGCAGGCGCTGGCCGAGGTGCTGCGCGGTCTGCGTGCAGGCGGGATGAGCATCCTGCTGGTCGAACACGACATGGGCCTGGTGATGGACATCTGCGACCACATCGTGGTGATGGAGTTCGGCACGCATTTGATGGAAGGCACGCCCGGCGAAGTGCAGCGCAGCGACAAGGTGCGCGCGGCTTACCTGGGCACGGAACACTGA
- a CDS encoding ABC transporter ATP-binding protein, with the protein MTTPLLQIRDLHAGYGRAEVLHGIDLQAGAGSVVTVIGPNGAGKSTLLNALMGVLPAKGVIEYRGQSIAALSLEERVMLGIALVPEKRELFGTMPVEDNLVLGAFRQVRIGNRQWRDQIDQVYTLFPRLKERRTQLAGTLSGGERQMLAVGRALMSRPSLLMLDEPSLGLAPLVVQEIFRTVSALRATGVTILLVEQNARAALEVADHGYVLEMGNVSLEGAARDLAGDSRVIDTYLGAARA; encoded by the coding sequence ATGACGACACCTCTTCTCCAGATCCGGGACCTGCATGCCGGCTATGGCCGCGCCGAGGTGCTGCACGGCATCGACCTGCAAGCAGGCGCGGGCAGCGTCGTGACGGTGATCGGCCCCAACGGCGCGGGCAAGTCGACGTTGCTTAACGCGCTCATGGGGGTGCTGCCGGCCAAGGGGGTCATCGAGTACCGCGGGCAGTCGATCGCCGCGCTGTCGCTCGAAGAGCGGGTGATGCTCGGCATCGCGCTGGTGCCCGAAAAGCGCGAACTCTTCGGCACCATGCCGGTGGAAGACAACCTGGTGCTGGGCGCGTTCCGGCAGGTGCGCATCGGCAACCGGCAATGGCGCGACCAGATCGATCAGGTCTACACGCTGTTCCCCCGCCTCAAGGAGCGACGCACGCAATTGGCGGGCACGCTGTCGGGTGGCGAACGGCAGATGCTGGCGGTGGGCCGCGCGCTGATGTCGCGGCCATCGCTCCTGATGCTCGACGAGCCGAGCCTGGGGCTGGCGCCGCTGGTGGTGCAGGAGATCTTCCGCACGGTGAGTGCGCTGCGTGCCACCGGCGTGACCATCTTGCTGGTCGAGCAGAACGCACGCGCTGCGCTCGAAGTGGCCGACCACGGGTATGTGCTGGAGATGGGCAACGTGAGCCTCGAAGGCGCGGCGCGCGATTTGGCCGGGGATTCGCGGGTCATCGATACCTATCTGGGCGCTGCACGGGCCTGA
- a CDS encoding acyl-CoA dehydrogenase family protein, whose product MNYRPNSEDVRFVLHAVLDATPQLRALAPFAEIDADLQIQVLNEAAKFVAEVVAPVNRAGDEIGCRFVDGEVITPPGFREAYAGFQQGGWPALSAATEDGGQGLPGVLEAIVFEWLSGANHGLTMAPGLLHGAYECLKHHASGTLKQRYLSKIATGEWLTTMCLTEAHAGSDLGQVRTRAEPHVDGSYRVSGAKIFISGGEHDLTPNIVHLVLCRLPDAPAGPKGLSLVLVPKVLPDGRRNAVRCDRIEEKMGLHGSSTCSMRFDAAEGWLVGEPSRGLAAMFVMMNSARLHCAMQGIGLLDAAWQKADAYAHERRQMRAPAPASGAVPGSRGTQAADLLAEHPAMRRILDTQRAWIDGARAIAYRTAIQLDVAKHAADVKTRDRAQRWCALVTPVLKAACTQQAFSGASECLQVFGGHGYVREWGIEQVVRDARVTMIYEGTNEIQAIDLLVRKVLVDSGTGMSAVLIEMRDQLDASRETDADVQRRLAQLRYLTTTLAMAAKVDPVLPYEVADDYLRVVMIVMLAWAWARIDVAAATATDAESTRWSRPSAAFRRWVLPEFDMRLGIVKRACDAVITAQAERGNTFGT is encoded by the coding sequence ATGAACTACCGACCCAACTCCGAAGACGTCCGCTTCGTCCTGCACGCCGTGCTCGACGCGACGCCGCAACTCCGTGCCCTCGCACCATTCGCCGAGATCGACGCCGACCTGCAGATTCAGGTGCTCAACGAAGCCGCGAAGTTCGTCGCCGAAGTGGTCGCACCGGTGAACCGTGCGGGCGATGAAATCGGCTGTCGCTTCGTCGATGGCGAAGTCATCACGCCGCCTGGTTTTCGTGAGGCTTATGCAGGCTTTCAGCAAGGCGGATGGCCGGCCCTGTCAGCTGCGACCGAAGACGGCGGACAAGGCCTGCCGGGCGTGCTGGAAGCCATCGTGTTCGAGTGGTTGAGCGGTGCCAACCACGGCCTGACGATGGCGCCGGGCTTGCTGCACGGTGCCTATGAATGCCTGAAGCACCATGCCAGCGGCACGCTCAAGCAGCGCTATCTGTCGAAGATCGCGACGGGCGAATGGCTGACCACGATGTGCCTCACCGAAGCACATGCCGGCAGCGACCTCGGCCAGGTTCGCACGCGCGCAGAGCCGCACGTCGATGGCAGTTATCGCGTCAGCGGCGCCAAGATTTTTATCTCTGGCGGTGAGCACGACCTCACGCCCAACATCGTTCACCTGGTGCTGTGTCGGTTACCGGATGCGCCCGCCGGCCCCAAGGGCCTGTCGCTCGTTCTGGTGCCGAAGGTATTGCCCGACGGCCGGCGCAATGCCGTGCGTTGCGACCGCATCGAAGAGAAGATGGGCCTGCATGGCAGCTCGACCTGCAGCATGCGATTCGACGCTGCCGAAGGCTGGCTGGTCGGCGAGCCGAGCCGCGGTTTGGCCGCCATGTTCGTCATGATGAATTCGGCCCGGCTGCACTGCGCGATGCAGGGCATCGGCCTGCTCGACGCGGCCTGGCAAAAGGCCGATGCGTACGCCCACGAGCGGCGCCAGATGCGCGCGCCTGCACCGGCGAGCGGCGCAGTACCGGGCTCGCGCGGCACCCAAGCAGCCGACCTGCTCGCCGAGCACCCCGCGATGCGCCGCATCCTCGATACGCAGCGCGCCTGGATCGATGGCGCGCGCGCCATCGCCTACCGCACCGCCATTCAGCTCGATGTCGCCAAGCACGCCGCCGACGTCAAGACACGCGACCGCGCGCAGCGCTGGTGCGCGCTCGTCACGCCGGTGCTCAAGGCCGCCTGCACGCAGCAAGCCTTCAGCGGCGCCAGCGAATGCCTGCAGGTGTTCGGCGGCCACGGCTACGTGCGCGAATGGGGCATCGAGCAGGTGGTGCGCGATGCGCGCGTGACCATGATCTACGAGGGCACCAACGAGATTCAGGCGATCGATCTGCTGGTGCGCAAGGTGCTGGTCGATAGCGGCACCGGCATGTCGGCGGTGCTGATCGAGATGCGCGATCAGCTCGATGCGTCGCGGGAGACCGATGCCGACGTACAGCGGCGTCTCGCCCAACTGCGCTACCTCACCACCACGCTGGCGATGGCCGCCAAGGTCGACCCGGTGCTGCCGTACGAGGTGGCCGACGACTACCTGCGAGTCGTCATGATCGTGATGCTGGCGTGGGCCTGGGCGCGCATCGACGTCGCAGCAGCCACGGCGACAGACGCCGAATCGACGCGCTGGTCACGCCCATCGGCCGCGTTCCGGCGCTGGGTGCTGCCCGAGTTCGACATGCGGCTCGGCATCGTCAAGCGCGCCTGCGACGCGGTGATCACGGCGCAGGCCGAGCGCGGCAATACATTCGGCACATGA
- a CDS encoding MarR family winged helix-turn-helix transcriptional regulator, producing the protein MTTGRKKTAGADTSQAAPGAPASPASLASRHDRTERLDSHVLEALVGYNTRRAWSMISAVFSERMAPYGLKQVDFSVLSLLGHNPGATSRQLCSTLDILPPNLVSLVATMDSRGLIERRPHPRDGRAVGLHLTPAGEKLVHEAEQAVVQLELEASAKLTTRERDTLIKLLQKIYL; encoded by the coding sequence ATGACCACTGGACGTAAAAAAACAGCCGGTGCCGATACGTCGCAAGCCGCGCCAGGCGCGCCCGCTTCGCCCGCGTCGCTGGCGTCGCGGCACGACCGCACCGAACGCCTCGACAGTCACGTGCTCGAAGCACTGGTCGGCTACAACACGCGGCGCGCCTGGTCGATGATCAGCGCGGTGTTCTCCGAGCGCATGGCGCCGTACGGACTGAAGCAGGTCGATTTTTCAGTGCTGTCGCTGCTGGGGCACAACCCCGGCGCGACTTCACGCCAGCTCTGCAGCACGCTCGACATCCTGCCGCCGAACCTGGTGAGCCTGGTCGCGACAATGGACAGCCGCGGGCTCATCGAGCGGCGCCCGCATCCGCGCGATGGCCGTGCTGTCGGCCTTCACTTGACGCCCGCCGGCGAGAAGCTGGTGCACGAAGCCGAACAAGCGGTGGTGCAACTCGAACTCGAAGCCAGCGCCAAGCTCACCACCCGGGAGCGCGACACGCTCATCAAGCTGCTTCAGAAAATCTATCTGTAA